The Lycium ferocissimum isolate CSIRO_LF1 chromosome 8, AGI_CSIRO_Lferr_CH_V1, whole genome shotgun sequence DNA segment aaaatatcTAGATGTACATTTTCAAAGTTTAAACGTTTAGTTGccatttctttcaaaaaagaacaacacatttttatttagaaataatttaatattcAGTAAGAAAAATGTGATTGCATACTCTATTTAATACAATAAATTctactccaatttttttttttttttgaactgttCTTCAGTCAAAAACCTGAAGAATTACTTGATTACTCTGAAGAAATGCCTTGCCTACTTAGTTACGAGATTACCTAAACAGAGAGTGAACGACTGATTGACTTTTATCAATGTCGGCGTCTTTGTGTCCCCTTTTTAATACTCCCtcattccaatttatgtgatataatttaacTATACATGAAGttaattaagaaataaaggaaaacttttgcaagctctaaaataagtcatattgatATGGTtctaaattatttcattaatggtaaaaagaaaatttaaaattaaattatttttaaatataaaaatgaataGTTTTTTTGAAACAGATTAAAAAGAATAGTGAATAACATAAATTGGGAGAGAGGGAGTAACATATTTAACGTTAATTATTTGTCAAATCAATTAGCTTCTTCTGCACCATTATTCTTCTCAAAAATTTCCTGATTTCACTTCCTGGCCTTAAAAgattttgtttgtttggtttaATCAAAGTACAGAAACATCATGGGAAATGACGCTGAAGAACAATTAAGCCTAAACAAAGATTCCAAGGTAACACCTCTTCTATATCTAATCATGAAGGTTTTGTACTAATCAACGGCTTTACTATAATGAATTACATggactcattttttttttttcctctcttttcctGTTTTCATGACTAGGATGGTGAAGTTGCAGAATATTCCTTGTTACCCCCTATACCAAAATCACCAATTAACAGCAGCAGACCAAACAGCATGGTTATTAAGGCAAGTTCAACTTCTCTCCCATCTATATGCTTTATATGATAATTGGATTCTTATaatgaaaggaaatgaaaatacCTTGCAGTAAGTAATtgaatgcttaactttattgtTCCTTTGGTCTTCGTTGTTCTTTTAAACTCGGATGTGGTTGGAAAGACTTATTTTATGTCAAACAGTTTCTTGGAAAgccttttctatgtttggttggagagtgaaaaataattttggaaaagaaaagtAATTATTGAagaattataataatattagCAAACTTGATCGTGTTTGAAATCTTTGAGTATTGAAATTGGGAGTGGAGATAATTGTGAAGGAAAATGACTTATGTTTAAAGGTGAGTgaagtcatttttcttattttcgtggaagattgtttcttgaaaaacattttctgacAACCAAACACAATACAATAACTTATTTTTCTGAAAACGTTTTTTCGTCATACCAATCGCACCTTAGTTATTTCATGTTATGAGCTTAAAGATTTTGATCTGATTAAGATTTGTTGATTAAAGAACAGAAAGCAAATACTATAATTCCAGCCCATTTGGTGGCAGAAGCCATATCAACACTCCATGGGCTTGATTTAAGATGGTCAGGGCCAATAACACCAAGTGAAATGCAATATGTTCAACAGTATGTTTTAGCCAAGTACCCTGAATATTGCAATGGGCTTGTGGAAGAAGGAGACAAAATTGATCTTTATGCCCTTTGTATGAACGACGAATCTTCAGAATCATCGGCTAATGACAAGGGAAAATCCCCGAGGAGAGAGTCCTCATCGCCTTCTTTTGGCACTAGTAATTCAGAGTTGGGAAAAATCCAATTGGAACCATCAAGATTGCTCGATATTCTTACCAAGAAAACGTCTTACCAAGGGAATTTCATTTCAATTCCAGAAATTCAAGTCCGAAATCGAGCTTTGCAGCAATGTGGGCTAAGTGAAGAGGAGTATTTAGTTGTTTTTACACTTACGTTAAAAgaagcgatgatgatgattggagaatgttaccctttctttagGGGAAATTACTACATGACAATTCTTAGTGATGAAGAGCATGATTGCATAAGGGAATTTGTTACATTTAAAGATTCAAAAGTGATTGCAGCACCAGAAACTTGGCTTGATTTGAGGATCAAAGGATCACAACTTAGCCAATATTTTAGGAGGAAATCAAAACATAGTCCAAAAGGGCTATTTGCGTATCCTGCTTATGTGGAAGAAACGCGTTACTCGATGCATTGGATATCAGAAGCTCATAGAAATTCATGGCACGTTCTGTTAGATGCTTCTGGTTTGGATATTGCAGGGAAAGAAAGATTGGCTTTAGCGTTACATCGACCGGATTTCGTGTTGTGTACAGTTGATAATACACATGCTCAACCCTCTAAAATCACCTGCCTTCTTGTAAGGAAACACTCCTTTGAAACTGCAGCATCTTCAGCAACTTAAGAGACAGAGAGAGACTACTATAAATATATCTTTGTGCATGTATAATTCTCTGTGTACTTCTGTTCGAAAAAGAGCAAAGACAATTCCTACTAGTTTCCATTTTCTTTAAACTGCTTTGAGTattatacagtcaaacctctctataacagcgtCGTTTGTTCCGATATGCTTTTGCTGCTATAGTGAATTAttgttatataaaatatataacataacataacagaAAGTTCAattccgcaaaaaaaaaaacatgatcgTTATAATAAAATGTTATTAGACAGGGTAATTGTTATACAGAGGTCTGACCGTACATCCCTGAGATGTTACATATACCAATAGTCTTTGTGGGTGGGTAATCTAATTCACATAGGGGAATATTTACTGTGATTTATTGAGGGACTAATTAGAAAACTGTGATTTTTTACTTAACGTAAGTAAGCTCAACAAGATAAACGAAAGAGGAAAAATAAAAGCAGAATTTATAAGTCTCGCACCAGCAAAACAAATCCATACAAACATAATTCCATACGTACGTAAATACAAAGACGCGTTACAACCAAAAACCAAGAAATTACAGTGATCATTTAGTTTCTTTTCCTCTACTTAAATCAAAACACTAGTAGCTCCTTAGGAATAACAGTTAAAAAGATTGCTACAAATGCAGCAACCACAATTGTTCCGGCGACTGAAAGCTGGGGTCCGTTCTTGTATCCGTTGGAGGCGCCTTTTGTAGTATCagacgacgatgatgatgatgacgaagAAGAACCTCCGGTAGGTGTCGGGCCAGTggttttggatgaattggtgaagaTGTCATAATCAGGTGAATTTGGAGGAATGTTGAGTAGCTCTGCGCTCATCAACAAGGAAATTAATGTATTACTTAGATAACTATAAGTAGCTAGAGACATGGTAAAAACATCAATCACACGAGTATGCATATGACTTGATCGgtaaagttgaaggaaaaaaaggtCCAGTACCCATATCTACAAAGAATGTTGCTGCTAAAAGTTTTCTTCTACTTATGATGCATGATTTTAACTTAAAAGCTACATAAACGGTGAAAATTCATATAATCCATAATAACTTGCTCGGGATTGAGACATAAATATTAATTTCTTTATACTTCCAAACAAGATACTCTTTTTGTGATAATTGAAAACTCCCCTGTTAATTAGCTAATTAATGCAAAATTGATATACATTTTCGAATTGTATGAGTCGGCCTATCAACCCTTCTTTCACTTAAATATCAAACTTTAATTCTTAACAGGTGTCAGAATCCTAGTATATCGCTACTGCACATTCTGATCTATACGTGTACTTCGTTGACGGGTCAAACAAAGCCCCTTGAGCTCTAAATAACATATTCTTTTATGGGATTTTTTAGACTGTGTAACCACTCACCGAAATAAATACTCCTAGTCTTAATTtatttatgtgaacttatttgATTAGATATGGTGTCTACAAACAATTTTTTGTGCGGAGTGTCCTTCAAATgtagtggtctttaatttttgctcatTTCGCCTAATGCCATGAGGTTTGAGATTTGAACTccggctcagtcaaaaaaaaaaagacaatttcACAAAGCAGaattttgtagcaaagttaggcctagaggcagagttttgcaaactctccttaaggcagagttttggcaTGCCTGAAGGTAAAAATCTACCTTAAGGGTACCTGAAGGTAGCAAAATTCTGCAACTCTGCCTTGGAAATCCAAACTTTACCTtacgattttttattttttaattttttactgagcgggggttcaaaCCCAAAACCAAAGAGTtctagcgaagggcaaaaattaaataccaccaatttaatggacaaaaattaaagaccaccccaaaataagggcattcctgcgaattgcccgtctaaaaatgaagagaaaacttttaaacttgtggtgttaaatgagtcacatatattttgtgtgactataaattaTTGCATAAAGATATATTGTTTCCACATACAACAAAATCATCCTTTTTGACACAGacaaataaggaaataagtgcacataaaaaatgaaatgaatgagTAACTggtaaatatataattttgtatATTAATGTTAATGTACACAAggtatacatattttatacataataatagatatactttttatatatttgtttaggGAATGTTATTATTTTTTAGCCTACTGGCCAAATGTATAACTTGCCCTTGTTTTATAAATACAAGAATTATACAACCAACATCAGCTTATCCCTTAAGAAATTACTAAGTCCTAAAACAAAAAtagatatttaattaaattactCTTAATTAAATTCTAACTaattaatgtagtttcttgattaCATAAAAATCGCTTATCCAAATAGGgataaatttagaagaaaataattaatttcttttttattatataagtgaacacttattatgagtgaaaattaaaaaaaaaattaagcgaTAACTTATTTTAAACGAGAGGATATATTGAATAAACTGATTTAAGAGAGAGAACTTCATGTCAACATGACTACGTGGTTACGTACGCTCCGAGCAAAATTTCACTGAATAAGTTACTCAGATTTCAAGGATTGACTTCAAGAACATATATTTTTAGGTTGGTTTAACATATCAACAAATCAAAAAATGAAGGTGCTATTTCCCAAACAATTAATTGTGTGAACAAATACTCCATCCGGattaaaaaaagagttcacttagttttttttttttttcttggataaaaaaaaaagtccacttggcaaatcaagaaagaattaaccttgttttttcatatttgcccctattaagtattatatgatcaaatttcaatgcctatttaattagggatagtttaatcaaattacctatttttatctaggagttagtattttcttaaagggagtgcaaatggctaagtgactctttttttgatccggagagagtactactactccctccgtcctaattAAATGTCTTACTCCCAAAATAGAGtacctctttttatatttctttcgtctatttttacttgtcttgtatattaaaaatagttgtcttttacttgtccagtttaAAAAACCAAGAGATAATTTACTATTTCATAGCTACTTTATCCCTAGTATTAATTATCGAAttgaaaagttcaagaaattctTAGTGGCTGCAATACTTTTAAAGTATATTTTATTGGTTTCAATCATTAGATGATTTAGAAATAATTAGTGGTTATCTAGTAAAGTTGTCTTTCTATTTATGACTACTTAAGGGATGTGTCAAGTCAATACAGGACAAGTGAAAATGACGGATGAAGTATTTACTAAGTTGATAATTCCAATATAATACCTAACAAGTTTAGAACCACAAAATTCTAAAggcattttagtacattatatacatctttaatttaagaccataaaaagcccgtttggatgggcttatgacttttcacttataagccaaaagccataagttagtaatttcttttggcttatttttctcattttagcttaaaaccactttttttgttttactcaAACAttataaaagtgcttaaaaactattttgacttaaaagcatttaaaataagccaatccaaactgGCTCAAGATTTTAAAGTCTCTTTATTTCTTGAATTAGACAGGATGGAGTACTTTTTACTTACAAGttacaaacaattacaacatgTACAACTTAGAAAGTCAAGTAGTGACAATTGTATGGCATGAACAAGAATTCACATAGAAAAAATAGGGACATGAAAAAGATATGCAATGTAACATGCCTTGTTTGAGCTCATTTATGCAAAGTATAGATGATATATataggaagaagaagaagaagcagcagCTTACTAGGGCAATTAGAGATGCTGGCGTTAGTGAGTTTGCAAGCAGAAGGAAGTTGAAGTAATTTATCTTCTTGAATACCCATACTCTTCAACTCAGGACTTGATCCTTTATGGATCTGTTCTATTAGGTAACATAAGCAAACCGGCTCCTTGTCCTTGATATCCTTTGCTGCATCACAGCATTCCTTAGACGGCGACGGGGCTTTCCCCGTCGCAAACGTTAAACAAGCAACCACCTTTTGAACCTCCGCACCGCACTTTTTACCTAGGCTATTGTTGTTATCAGCATCTCCATTAGCTAAAAATATTCCACTGCAAACGATGAGTAAAAGTACAAATTTATATGCACTTGCCATGAGGGAGGATGAAAAGTTTGTAGTAAAATGTAGTAGTAGAAGTTtgttttgatatgatatttatggactAAGGTGTTTGTGGGGTGTACTTATAAATAGGAATTAGTGtttgagaaagaaagaggaattaATGGGCCGAATAATAAAGGCGGGTAGTTGGAGGGTAATTGAATGATATGGGCTGGCTGTCAGCATGTGGAGCGGAATGGGTCTTAAATGCAGTTGATCTTGttgcgaattgcccttcgtttggtgtgatctttaaattttgcccctcatatttgaaatctttaaattttgcttttctttaaaaacccaGGTtcggttcgaacccacgcgcagtcaaaattttaaaaaaaaattgcaaggcaagtttaaatttcgctatgcccctaacgcatacacttgtgaaggaattaccaagtTATCTTTGGACCCagacatacttatgccttatgggcgaatatgctccggcataactttgataattcattcaaaagtttatgccggatccgcataaaagtttgcccgttaAAAGTATGCCAGTTCTAagctttgtgaaggaattacgaagttatgccggaccgcatacttatgccttatgggcggattGGCATAATTTCCGGTaaaataattccttcacaaaaagTTATCTTGGTCcagcataaaagtttgcccattaaaagtatgcccccaccgtataactttgtgaaggaattatcaaattTCGCTATTATGCCAAGTACTAACGGTCcgataaaatgtgtaattccttaacaaaagtatcatCAGGCATACACACTCGTGAATTTATGGAATCATTATTTCCAAAGCTCAAAGTTAATGcgaagacaaaaattaaagaccgaatatgaggggcataatttaaagaccacaaatatgaggggcaaaatttaaagaccaccctaaaagaagggcactccgcgcaaaaaaatgatcttgtcctatCTATATTGGCGGATTCAGAATTTTCACtcagagaattaaaaaaaaattacaaaagttaaatataaaaaataattttattcttGGAAATTAAACCCAGGACACTAGAGACAATTTTAAATACCCTCAACCACTTGAGCTAACCTTTTACATTTGTTCAGgatattcaaaagttaatatatgtctATTAACACATaaaatctaccctatatatacGTTATAATTTTTTGCCGACACCCTCCCTACCCTCTAAATCTGCCCCTGCATTCAATCACCCGTTGATTACTAAGCGTGGAGGCTTTTTCGATGAAGCTCAAACATTTACTACTTGTTTTAGTTAGTGACTATTCTAACTCACATAATGAAAAATGATACTTCCTcatgttcaaaataagtgtttacTTAGTCTTTTTCATacctcttaagaaaatattgactcctactccctccgtctcatttACATGAATATGTATGACTAGTCTCGAAGTTTCAAAAATacgaagacttttgaaacttgtgatctaaaataaatcataaaatgTTATGTGGGCTAAACATGATTTCATTAATGTTACTAAATACATAAAGATGTTATTCTTTTTTGGATTGACTGGAAGAgcgtcatataaattgggacagagggaataTAAGTTATGCTGGGATAAGTTATGCTGGGATTAGTTATAATGGGATTAATTAtgctgggattagttatcctgaTAGTATTTCTTATCGACTGTTTGGTatgttgtataaaaaataacatttattgcataatttctaagaagaagttgtttgtttacaaaaataccctctaCATTAGCCTATAAGTCTTGCTATGTGAAGAAAGGATCTGGAAATAACTCAACGAAACAGCCAATTCTTACCACTTAATAATTGATTCGTCTTCAATAATATCTAATGTGTTTATTATAGTGATGATTTTAGTTGCATACTTTTTCAAAGTAATGTGTGATTGTCtttgagataatagtcaaaatacccccaacgtttgaccaaaatgccaactacacacctaacctttgcgttggacctattacccccctgatattttttttcggTATTAAAATGCCCTTTTTGCTTTGATGTGGCGATCCAAAGATGCCAACCCCCGATTATGAAATGGCGCTTGTCCACACGCGCGCGGCATGTCACGTATTTAATTTCACCCATTTTTTGACCGGAAGCCGACCCGTAGCCCTAAATTAAATCAAATTCTTATTCACAAAAACCTAGCGACATCCCAAATTTCACGATAAACACCATTTTCAACCCCAatctttgttttcattttctcgCGTACATATTTTCGTTGTTGTTCTCGTTCTTCGTTCATTGTTGTTCATCTAGGAAAGGTTAGtttccttacatttttttttttttcaaaaaatgatactaGGATTTTGTGCATATTGTTTGAAATACTGActataaaaaacaaattttcatagTTCCCTAATCCTGTAATCGTACATTTATTATCATATTGtgcatattgtttgatttttttttcaaaaaacgatGTAGTCTAGGGTTTTCGATTCTTGTgcatattattatcatttttttgattAGTTTGACATTAAGTTGAATTACTTGgtattctttgtttttttgttttgtatttaGGTAGTACATGGCTGATTTTGTGTATGTAACCTTAAGATGGTACCATGAAGGTGTGTTACACTTAAATAATGGGGAGCCAATATATGAAGGTGGGAAGTTACTGATATATTCAATGTCGATGTTGATATGTTGTCTTTTTTTGAGTTGAGAGACTTTATTA contains these protein-coding regions:
- the LOC132067289 gene encoding non-specific lipid transfer protein GPI-anchored 1; protein product: MASAYKFVLLLIVCSGIFLANGDADNNNSLGKKCGAEVQKVVACLTFATGKAPSPSKECCDAAKDIKDKEPVCLCYLIEQIHKGSSPELKSMGIQEDKLLQLPSACKLTNASISNCPKLLNIPPNSPDYDIFTNSSKTTGPTPTGGSSSSSSSSSSDTTKGASNGYKNGPQLSVAGTIVVAAFVAIFLTVIPKELLVF
- the LOC132067288 gene encoding uncharacterized protein LOC132067288; translated protein: MGNDAEEQLSLNKDSKDGEVAEYSLLPPIPKSPINSSRPNSMVIKATNTIIPAHLVAEAISTLHGLDLRWSGPITPSEMQYVQQYVLAKYPEYCNGLVEEGDKIDLYALCMNDESSESSANDKGKSPRRESSSPSFGTSNSELGKIQLEPSRLLDILTKKTSYQGNFISIPEIQVRNRALQQCGLSEEEYLVVFTLTLKEAMMMIGECYPFFRGNYYMTILSDEEHDCIREFVTFKDSKVIAAPETWLDLRIKGSQLSQYFRRKSKHSPKGLFAYPAYVEETRYSMHWISEAHRNSWHVLLDASGLDIAGKERLALALHRPDFVLCTVDNTHAQPSKITCLLVRKHSFETAASSAT